A section of the Microbacterium sp. MM2322 genome encodes:
- a CDS encoding TetR/AcrR family transcriptional regulator C-terminal domain-containing protein — MSAQPDRSTPRLSRAAIIDTALELVDRKGPAGLSMRTLGNELGVEAMSLYRHVHGKEDLLEGVVDVLTAELVSVMEREAEEHWQTFLQNVAHAVREIAVTHPRAFPLVASRHPAAPWLRPPLRSIEAVDVFLRVLLAQGFTDEQAVRAYRGFSSFLLGQLLLEAAVHGADVGGAEATPDPSGPSGEDGSGHSPLDDAPQVRRLRPLLSEDHSKEEFETALEILLDRLEVELTP; from the coding sequence ATGAGCGCACAGCCCGATCGATCGACACCGAGGTTGAGTCGCGCCGCGATCATCGACACAGCACTGGAGCTCGTCGATCGCAAGGGGCCGGCCGGGCTGTCCATGCGCACCCTGGGCAACGAGCTGGGCGTCGAGGCGATGTCCCTCTACCGCCACGTGCACGGCAAAGAGGACCTCCTCGAAGGCGTCGTCGACGTGCTGACCGCTGAGCTGGTCAGCGTCATGGAGCGCGAGGCCGAGGAGCACTGGCAGACGTTCCTCCAGAACGTCGCCCACGCCGTCCGAGAGATCGCCGTCACGCACCCCCGCGCCTTCCCGCTCGTCGCGAGCCGGCATCCCGCCGCCCCGTGGTTGCGGCCACCGCTGCGGAGCATCGAAGCCGTCGACGTCTTCCTGCGCGTGCTCCTCGCGCAGGGCTTCACGGACGAGCAGGCCGTGCGCGCCTATCGGGGTTTCAGCAGTTTCCTCCTCGGCCAATTGCTCCTCGAAGCGGCCGTCCACGGCGCCGACGTCGGCGGAGCGGAGGCGACCCCGGACCCCTCCGGACCGTCGGGCGAGGACGGATCCGGACACTCGCCCTTGGACGATGCGCCGCAGGTGCGTCGGCTTCGACCGCTGCTCAGCGAGGATCACAGCAAGGAAGAGTTCGAGACCGCGCTCGAGATCCTCCTCGACCGTCTCGAGGTCGAGCTCACGCCCTAG